Proteins from a genomic interval of Xiphophorus maculatus strain JP 163 A chromosome 7, X_maculatus-5.0-male, whole genome shotgun sequence:
- the mfsd9 gene encoding major facilitator superfamily domain-containing protein 9 — protein sequence MNNQRCSTLFLKLKGRRGIIHCIYVVGFMDLFGVSMIIPLLSHHVKALGASPTVAGVVGSTYGILQLFSSTIVGSWSDVVGRRYSLLTSILLSACGYGLLGISTSITLFVLARIPVGLFKHSLSICRALLSDLVSESERPLVMGHFNAASSVGFILGPVVGGYLTEHEGGFYTSSFTCAAIFLINAGLVWLLPWSETITDRNATNGSNSASKRCHNEYCGKSVQNGSHANNHHSALPTETEAERRAAGKPGLRWREVSLLQPAWRQLTSVSSRIHMVASSDMWDLFLVRLLMAVAIMLYYSNFSLAMEERFSMKPKMTGYLISYSSTLGALAGFLVGPVTQLYRNNMPALLLHSTMLTCLLIFLYAAAPSVWQVLLTSSFFAISTSIGRTCITDLELQRGGVHTSGTLIGAGQSVTAVGRVLAPLLSGLAQEISPCGPPSLGVVLALAAVGLLLVRIPKWDRRALAKTVKF from the exons ATGAACAACCAGCGATGTAGCACTTTATTCCTGAAACTGAAAGGACGGAGGGGGATCATACACTGTATCTATGTGGTGGGCTTCATG GACTTGTTCGGGGTGAGCATGATCATCCCGCTCTTGAGCCACCATGTAAAGGCTCTTGGAGCGAGTCCCACAGTGGCTGGAGTCGTGG GATCTACGTATGGAATATTGCAGCTTTTCTCCAGCACAATAGTA GGCAGCTGGAGCGACGTGGTGGGGCGGCGATACTCCCTGCTGACTTCCATCCTGCTGAGCGCCTGCGGCTATGGCCTGCTAGGGATTTCTACAAGCATCACTTTATTTGTCCTCGCACGAATACCTGTGG gacTGTTCAAACACTCCTTGTCCATCTGCAGAGCTTTGCTGTCAGACCTGGTGTCTGAATCAGAGCGCCCTCTTGTGATGGGACACTTTAACGCAGCTTCCAGCGTCGGCTTCATCCTGGGTCCTGTAGTAGGCGGCTACCTCACTGAGCACGAAGGAGGCTTTTACACCTCCTCATTCACATGTGCAGCCATCTTTCTTATCAATGCTG GGCTGGTGTGGTTGCTGCCATGGAGCGAGACGATAACCGATCGAAACGCAACTAACGGCAGCAACAGCGCCAGTAAAAGATGCCACAATGAATACTGCGGCAAGTCTGTGCAAAACGGCTCTCACGCAAACAACCACCACTCGGCGTTACCGACGGAGACCGAAGCGGAGCGCAGAGCTGCTGGGAAGCCTGGCCTCAGGTGGAGGGAGGTGTCACTGCTCCAGCCTGCGTGGAGACAGCTCACCTCCGTCAGCTCCAGGATTCACATGGTGGCCTCTTCTGACATGTGGGACCTCTTTCTGGTGCGTCTCTTGATGGCCGTAGCCATCATGCTCTACTACAGTAACTTCTCTCTGGCCATGGAGGAGCGTTTCTCGATGAAACCGAAGATGACGGGTTATCTGATCAGCTACAGCAGCACCTTAGGGGCCCTGGCCGGGTTCCTGGTGGGGCCGGTCACACAGCTCTACAGAAACAACATGCCCGCTCTGCTGCTTCACTCCACCATGCTCACCTGTCTGCTCATTTTCCTCTACGCCGCCGCTCCGAGTGTGTGGCAGGTGCTGCTCACCTCCTCCTTCTTCGCCATTTCTACCTCTATCGGACGGACGTGCATCACAGACCTGGAGCTTCAAAGGGGAGGCGTCCACACCAGCGGGACTCTGATCGGGGCCGGCCAGTCGGTGACGGCCGTGGGTCGCGTCCTGGCCCCGCTCCTCTCCGGTCTGGCCCAGGAGATCAGCCCCTGCGGACCGCCCAGTCTGGGGGTTGTGCTCGCTCTGGCAGCTGTGGGTTTGCTCCTCGTCAGAATCCCAAAGTGGGACAGGAGGGCGCTggcaaaaacagtaaaattttaa